One stretch of Rhinolophus ferrumequinum isolate MPI-CBG mRhiFer1 chromosome 3, mRhiFer1_v1.p, whole genome shotgun sequence DNA includes these proteins:
- the HTR1E gene encoding 5-hydroxytryptamine receptor 1E — protein MNITNCTTDTCVAVRARTITEKMLISMTLVIITTLTMLLNLAVIMAICTTKKLHQPANYLICSLAVTDLLVAVLVMPLSIMYIVMDSWKLGYFICEVWLSVDMTCCTCSILHLCVIALDRYWAITNAIEYARKRTTKRAGLMILTVWTISIFISMPPLFWRSHRLLSPPPSQCTIQHDHVIYTIYSTLGAFYIPLTLILILYYRIYHAAKSLYQKRGSSRHLSNRSTDSQNSFGSCKLTQTFCVSDFSTSDPTTEFEKIHTSIRIPPFHNDLDHPGERQQISGTRERKAARILGLILSAFILSWLPFFIKELIVGLSIYTVSSEVADFLTWLGYVNSLINPLLYTSFNEDFKLAFKKLIRCREHT, from the coding sequence ATGAACATCACTAACTGTACCACAGACACCTGTGTGGCTGTGCGAGCCAGGACCATCACCGAGAAGATGCTCATTTCCATGACTCTGGTGATCATCACCACCCTGACCATGTTGCTAAACTTGGCTGTGATCATGGCCATCTGTACCACCAAGAAGCTCCACCAGCCTGCCAACTACCTGATCTGTTCTCTGGCCGTGACGGATCTCCTGGTGGCAGTGCTCGTCATGCCCTTGAGCATCATGTACATTGTCATGGACAGCTGGAAGCTAGGGTACTTCATCTGCGAGGTATGGCTGAGTGTGGACATGACCTGCTGCACCTGCTCCATCCTACATCTCTGTGTGATTGCCCTGGACAGGTACTGGGCCATCACCAATGCTATCGAGTATGCCAGGAAGAGGACCACCAAGAGGGCTGGACTGATGATCCTCACCGTCTGGACCATCTCCATCTTCATCTCCATGCCCCCTCTGTTCTGGAGAAGCCACCGCCTGCTCAGCCCGCCCCCTAGTCAGTGCACCATTCAGCATGACCACGTCATCTACACCATTTACTCCACTCTTGGGGCATTTTATATCCCCTTGACTTTAATACTGATTCTCTATTACCGGATTTACCATGCAGCCAAGAGCCTTTATCAGAAAAGAGGGTCAAGCCGGCACTTAAGCAACAGAAGCACAGATAGCCAAAATTCATTTGGGAGTTGTAAACTTACACAGACGTTCTGTGTGTCTGACTTCTCCACCTCAGACCCTACCACAGAGTTTGAAAAGATCCACACCTCCATCAGGATCCCTCCGTTCCACAATGACCTAGACCATCCGGGAGAACGCCAGCAGATCTCTGGTACCAGGGAGCGCAAGGCAGCACGCATCCTGGGACTGATTTTGAGTGCATTCATTTTGTCATGGCTGCCGTTTTTCATCAAAGAGTTGATTGTCGGCTTGAGCATCTACACAGTATCTTCTGAAGTGGCCGATTTTTTGACTTGGCTTGGTTATGTTAATTCTCTGATCAACCCTCTGCTCTACACAAGTTTTAATGAAGACTTTAAGCTGGCTTTTAAAAAGCTCATTAGGTGCCGAGAACATACTTAG